One Acinetobacter pullicarnis genomic region harbors:
- a CDS encoding type I restriction endonuclease subunit R, which translates to MSFDVTRELNFQRDIIQKMLAQGWQLGSGVGYDRENALYTADLLSFIQSSQADEWKKFCQTYPNDSERHFIEALVVQLAKASINATDSASRSYGTLGVLRHGLTIRNARFKLCQFKPEHNLNADTLARYQQNICRVVPELVYSPYANKAELETTGKQAKKWRIDLVLFINGLPVSTLELKSEFKQTVSDAILQYKKTRLAKDPATNKPEPLLMFKRGALVHFAVSQYEVFMTTHLAGDSTYFLPFNQGTADGGAGNALPADQSRYATDYLWNEVLSPANLLNIIGRFVHLNIDEKEDAEGRKYKKESLIFPRYHQWDVVTKLIQDAKDRGTGHKYLIQHSAGSGKSNSIAWTAHQLSSLYDELGNKQFDSVIVVTDRTILDAQLQDTIYQFEHADGVVGRINNNEGGGSKSEKLASSLEKSQPIIIVTIQTFPFVLKAIENSIVLKQRRYAVIADEAHSSQSGSTANKLKEVLMTEGYDEDVMLSSEDILDAALASRRANPNVSYYAFTATPKAKTLELFGQCPDPSMPPSKDNIPQAYHVYSMRQAIEEGFILDVLKNYTNYNVAYKLTQKIASQDPTVDAKKGKIKVNQWVRLHDHNISQKVKVIIEHFKKHIMGLLGGQAKAMVVTSSRKEAVRYKLALDKYVAEQGYQSIQAMVAFSGEVEFNDTDPNSGHLIGQKFTEQNMNPNLKGREMRKAFDSDDYQIMLVANKFQTGFDQPKLCAMYVDKKLGGVECVQTLSRLNRTYPGKAESGTFVLDFFNEPADILESFQPYYQTAELADVTDPDKVFELSNKLRSNGIFRWSEVEQFAEAFYSRSKSNAVLANICKPAIERWNVRYRQASQDDQKSKAMLERCKQTGDAVLIGNAEKDCAEAKKAKDALEIFKKDLGTFIRFYEFMSQIVDYDDRDLEKLSLFARSLRNMLKENHNPDEEIDLSNIEMSHYRLSKLRQIDIQLQANSGQPLEPGNDLGSGAGKDKKETFISSILQRLNELFITEKLTDQDLINYAHTVMDKVVEDSNVVSQVSNNTREQAMLGHFPRAIDDAIMGSHEAHQDLMMQLLSDPMKKQQFDSLIYEMVRNKLQLVVR; encoded by the coding sequence ATGAGCTTTGACGTGACCCGCGAATTGAATTTCCAACGCGATATTATCCAGAAAATGCTCGCCCAAGGCTGGCAGCTTGGCAGTGGTGTCGGCTATGACCGTGAAAATGCACTCTATACCGCAGACCTACTGAGCTTTATTCAAAGCAGCCAAGCAGATGAATGGAAAAAGTTTTGTCAGACCTATCCGAATGATTCGGAACGGCATTTTATTGAAGCCCTCGTGGTGCAACTCGCAAAAGCCAGTATCAATGCCACCGATTCAGCCTCACGCAGTTATGGCACTTTGGGCGTGCTGCGGCATGGCCTAACCATCCGTAATGCACGTTTTAAGTTGTGCCAATTTAAACCTGAGCACAACCTTAATGCCGATACTTTGGCGCGTTATCAACAAAATATTTGTCGGGTGGTGCCCGAACTGGTGTATAGCCCCTATGCCAATAAAGCTGAGTTAGAAACCACAGGTAAGCAAGCCAAAAAATGGCGGATTGACTTGGTGCTGTTTATCAATGGCTTACCTGTATCGACCCTAGAGCTTAAATCTGAATTTAAGCAAACGGTGAGCGATGCGATTCTGCAATACAAAAAGACTCGGCTAGCCAAAGACCCCGCCACCAATAAGCCAGAACCCTTGCTGATGTTTAAACGCGGTGCTTTGGTGCATTTTGCGGTGAGTCAGTATGAAGTGTTTATGACCACGCATTTGGCCGGTGACAGTACTTATTTTCTGCCGTTTAACCAAGGCACTGCGGATGGCGGTGCAGGCAACGCTCTCCCTGCCGATCAAAGCCGTTATGCCACCGATTATTTGTGGAATGAGGTACTCAGCCCAGCCAATTTACTCAATATTATCGGGCGTTTTGTCCATCTGAATATTGATGAAAAAGAAGATGCTGAAGGGCGTAAATACAAAAAAGAAAGCCTGATTTTTCCACGTTACCATCAGTGGGATGTGGTGACCAAGCTGATTCAAGATGCCAAAGACCGCGGCACAGGGCATAAATACCTGATTCAGCACAGTGCAGGTTCGGGTAAATCCAATTCGATTGCATGGACAGCGCATCAACTTTCCAGTTTGTATGATGAATTGGGCAATAAGCAATTTGATTCGGTGATTGTAGTGACCGATCGCACCATCTTAGATGCGCAGTTACAAGACACCATTTATCAGTTTGAACATGCCGATGGCGTGGTTGGACGAATTAATAATAATGAGGGTGGTGGCTCCAAGTCGGAAAAACTGGCCAGTTCCTTAGAAAAATCGCAACCGATTATTATTGTGACCATTCAGACCTTTCCCTTTGTGCTGAAGGCAATTGAAAATAGTATCGTGCTGAAGCAGCGTCGCTATGCGGTGATTGCCGATGAAGCGCATTCCTCACAAAGTGGTTCAACCGCAAATAAGCTCAAAGAAGTGCTGATGACAGAGGGCTACGACGAAGATGTGATGCTGTCGAGCGAAGACATTTTAGATGCAGCTTTGGCTTCACGCCGTGCCAATCCCAATGTCAGTTATTATGCTTTTACCGCGACACCCAAGGCCAAAACCTTAGAGCTGTTTGGACAATGCCCAGATCCATCCATGCCACCATCCAAAGACAATATTCCGCAAGCCTATCATGTCTATTCAATGCGCCAAGCCATTGAAGAAGGCTTTATTTTAGATGTGCTAAAAAACTACACCAACTATAACGTGGCTTATAAGCTGACCCAAAAAATTGCCAGCCAAGACCCTACCGTCGATGCCAAAAAAGGCAAGATTAAAGTCAATCAATGGGTGCGTTTGCACGACCATAATATTTCACAAAAAGTGAAAGTGATTATTGAGCATTTTAAAAAGCACATCATGGGTTTATTGGGTGGTCAAGCCAAAGCCATGGTGGTGACCAGTTCACGTAAAGAAGCGGTGCGTTATAAATTGGCACTGGACAAATATGTGGCTGAGCAAGGTTATCAGTCAATACAGGCAATGGTGGCATTTTCAGGTGAAGTTGAATTTAACGATACCGATCCCAACAGCGGTCATTTGATCGGGCAAAAGTTCACTGAACAGAATATGAATCCCAACCTCAAAGGCCGTGAAATGCGTAAGGCATTTGACAGTGATGACTATCAAATCATGTTGGTGGCCAATAAATTCCAAACCGGGTTTGACCAACCGAAATTGTGTGCCATGTACGTCGATAAAAAACTGGGTGGGGTAGAGTGCGTACAAACCTTATCTCGTCTAAATCGTACTTATCCGGGCAAGGCCGAGTCGGGCACTTTTGTATTAGATTTCTTTAATGAACCTGCCGATATTTTAGAATCGTTCCAGCCCTATTATCAAACGGCTGAACTGGCTGATGTAACTGATCCAGATAAAGTTTTTGAGTTATCAAATAAGCTGAGAAGTAATGGGATATTCCGCTGGTCTGAGGTTGAGCAATTCGCAGAGGCATTTTATAGCCGCAGTAAATCCAATGCGGTCTTGGCCAATATCTGCAAACCTGCAATCGAACGCTGGAATGTACGTTATCGCCAAGCCAGTCAGGACGATCAGAAAAGTAAAGCAATGCTGGAGCGTTGTAAGCAAACAGGCGATGCCGTCCTGATTGGCAATGCAGAAAAAGATTGTGCTGAAGCCAAAAAAGCCAAAGATGCCTTGGAAATCTTTAAAAAAGACTTAGGCACGTTTATCCGTTTTTATGAATTTATGTCGCAGATTGTTGACTATGATGATAGAGACTTGGAAAAACTCAGCCTATTTGCGCGTAGCCTACGCAATATGTTGAAAGAAAACCATAATCCAGATGAAGAGATTGACCTCAGTAATATTGAGATGAGCCATTATCGCTTGTCTAAATTGCGTCAGATTGATATCCAATTACAGGCCAATAGTGGGCAACCGCTAGAGCCAGGTAATGATCTGGGCAGTGGTGCAGGTAAGGATAAAAAGGAAACCTTTATTTCCAGTATTTTGCAGCGTCTAAATGAGTTGTTTATAACGGAAAAACTGACCGACCAAGACCTGATTAATTATGCGCATACTGTGATGGACAAAGTCGTAGAGGACAGCAATGTGGTATCGCAAGTCAGCAATAACACCCGCGAGCAAGCCATGTTAGGGCATTTTCCACGTGCTATTGATGATGCGATTATGGGCAGTCATGAAGCCCATCAAGACCTGATGATGCAGTTGCTCTCCGATCCGATGAAGAAGCAGCAATTTGATAGCCTGATCTATGAAATGGTGAGAAATAAATTGCAGCTCGTGGTGAGATAG
- a CDS encoding type I restriction-modification system subunit M, which yields MSNNNFSQVAAFIWSVADLLRGDFKQSQYGRVILPFTLLRRLECVLTSSKAAVLAEHERIKPMNLPEEAQEKFLLRATDNLTFFNTSPMDLAKMGQTDIKANLKTYVQSFSQDAREIFEHFKFDEFVGSLDDANLLYKVVQKFANTDLSPETVSNHDMGLVFEELIRRFAEGSNETAGEHFTPRDIVRLTTALVFMEDDDVLTQAGIIRTIYDPTAGTGGFLSSGTEYVHELNPNALMSAFGQELNPESYAICKADMLIKGQAVSRIKLGNTLSNDQLAGDQFDYMLSNPPFGVDWKKIEQDIKTEHQVKGFDGRFGAGLPRVSDGSLLFLMHLMSKMRDVDSNQQQGSRIGIILNGSPLFTGSAGSGESEIRRYILEADLLEAIIALPNDMFYNTGIATYIWVLSNKKQAARKGKVQLIDGSHLYGKMRKSLGSKRNEMSEEDIKTIICSFGQFEAEDARTLDKSLEIKSNRGRQSANPKTETAKTFASKIFNSYEFGYRRVSIERPLRLSAQITDAAVAGLRFAPKPFNAVMQTLYAQFATTWTDAATDLSYGIFNADQQIEIRALIKAEYPELKEKDIKDLLDSKIWLLQRSLMQKAQALQAQIGTAQSDDFNTFDETLKQALKATDIKLDAKEKKQLLDAITWKNPEAEPVVNKVVKGEAKPLYGQFSYKGKVVEFVQDGDLRDAENIALNPQVTTTELIESYFKREVQPHVADAWINADKRDDKDGEIGIVGYEIPFNRHFYVYQPPRDLAEIDADLDAVSAEIMQLLQEVHS from the coding sequence ATGTCAAATAATAACTTCTCTCAAGTCGCTGCTTTCATTTGGTCAGTGGCCGATTTACTTCGTGGTGACTTTAAGCAATCGCAATATGGACGGGTAATTTTACCGTTTACGCTATTGCGTCGTTTAGAGTGTGTGCTTACGAGCAGCAAGGCTGCGGTATTGGCGGAACATGAACGAATTAAGCCAATGAATCTACCGGAAGAAGCCCAAGAAAAGTTCCTATTACGTGCGACCGATAACCTTACTTTTTTTAATACCTCGCCGATGGATCTTGCCAAGATGGGGCAAACAGACATCAAGGCCAACCTTAAAACCTATGTACAAAGTTTTTCACAGGATGCCCGTGAGATTTTTGAGCACTTTAAGTTTGATGAGTTTGTCGGTTCACTCGATGACGCTAACTTACTTTATAAAGTGGTACAGAAATTTGCCAACACCGACTTAAGCCCAGAAACTGTATCTAACCATGATATGGGTTTGGTATTTGAAGAGTTGATCCGTCGTTTTGCCGAGGGTTCAAATGAAACCGCAGGGGAACACTTTACCCCACGGGATATCGTGCGTCTGACCACCGCATTGGTATTTATGGAAGATGATGACGTCTTAACTCAAGCTGGGATTATCCGTACTATTTATGATCCGACGGCAGGGACGGGCGGGTTTTTATCGTCAGGTACAGAATATGTGCATGAGTTAAACCCCAATGCGCTGATGAGTGCCTTTGGTCAAGAGCTGAACCCAGAGTCTTATGCCATCTGTAAAGCCGATATGTTGATTAAAGGCCAAGCGGTTAGCCGTATTAAACTTGGCAACACCCTGTCGAATGACCAACTGGCAGGGGATCAATTTGACTATATGCTGTCTAACCCACCTTTTGGGGTGGACTGGAAAAAGATCGAACAAGATATTAAAACCGAACATCAGGTCAAAGGTTTTGATGGGCGTTTTGGTGCTGGCTTGCCACGGGTATCAGATGGTTCATTATTATTTTTAATGCACCTGATGAGTAAAATGCGTGACGTTGATAGTAATCAGCAGCAGGGCAGTCGGATTGGGATTATTTTAAATGGTTCGCCTTTGTTTACCGGCAGTGCAGGCAGTGGTGAAAGTGAAATCCGTCGCTACATTTTAGAGGCCGATTTACTCGAAGCGATTATCGCGCTGCCAAATGACATGTTTTATAACACTGGCATTGCGACTTATATTTGGGTGCTCAGTAATAAAAAACAGGCAGCACGCAAAGGCAAAGTACAGTTGATTGATGGTAGCCATTTATACGGCAAGATGCGTAAATCACTCGGCTCGAAGCGTAATGAGATGAGTGAAGAAGATATCAAAACTATTATTTGTAGTTTTGGTCAATTTGAAGCAGAGGATGCGCGCACGCTGGATAAATCTCTCGAAATAAAATCGAATCGTGGTCGTCAGTCTGCCAACCCTAAAACTGAAACTGCCAAAACCTTTGCCAGCAAAATTTTTAACAGTTATGAATTTGGTTATCGCCGTGTCAGCATTGAACGTCCATTACGTCTGTCGGCACAAATTACGGATGCTGCCGTAGCGGGATTACGTTTTGCACCGAAGCCCTTTAATGCGGTGATGCAAACGCTTTATGCGCAGTTTGCGACGACATGGACAGATGCAGCGACAGACCTCAGCTATGGCATATTCAACGCTGATCAACAGATTGAAATCCGTGCGCTGATTAAAGCCGAATATCCAGAGCTCAAAGAAAAAGACATTAAAGATCTGTTGGACAGTAAAATTTGGCTATTACAACGTAGTCTGATGCAAAAAGCCCAAGCCTTACAGGCGCAGATTGGCACCGCACAAAGTGATGATTTTAATACCTTTGATGAGACCCTTAAACAGGCCTTAAAAGCCACCGATATCAAGCTCGATGCCAAAGAGAAAAAACAATTGCTCGATGCCATCACGTGGAAAAACCCAGAAGCAGAGCCTGTGGTCAATAAAGTGGTCAAGGGCGAAGCAAAGCCGCTATATGGCCAGTTTAGTTATAAAGGCAAAGTGGTTGAGTTTGTGCAAGATGGTGATTTACGTGATGCGGAAAACATCGCACTCAACCCACAGGTGACCACCACTGAATTAATCGAGTCTTATTTTAAACGTGAAGTCCAACCGCATGTGGCGGATGCATGGATCAATGCCGATAAACGTGATGACAAAGATGGCGAGATTGGCATTGTCGGTTATGAGATTCCGTTTAACCGTCATTTCTATGTCTATCAACCGCCACGTGATTTGGCCGAGATTGATGCCGACCTCGATGCGGTAAGTGCCGAGATTATGCAATTGCTGCAAGAGGTGCATTCATAA
- a CDS encoding lysozyme inhibitor LprI family protein gives MIVINNKIYLLILFFIFSSSPVFADTEYQVKCIPNSVVYNDILGCYIDEFKAVDKELNIIYKKRINNLKKDKKDNLQNSQRNWIKVKESLCVVDEANYGRESHFDAMQCEIDMTKKRIDFLKNFK, from the coding sequence GTGATTGTTATAAATAACAAAATTTATTTATTGATTCTATTTTTTATATTTAGCAGTTCACCTGTATTTGCGGATACTGAATATCAAGTTAAATGCATTCCCAATAGTGTCGTATATAATGACATTTTGGGATGCTATATAGATGAGTTCAAAGCGGTGGATAAGGAGTTAAACATTATTTATAAGAAAAGAATTAATAATTTAAAGAAAGATAAAAAGGATAATCTTCAAAATTCACAACGAAATTGGATTAAGGTTAAGGAATCGTTGTGTGTTGTTGATGAAGCTAATTATGGGCGTGAGAGTCATTTTGATGCAATGCAATGTGAGATTGACATGACGAAGAAACGAATAGATTTTTTAAAAAACTTTAAATAA
- a CDS encoding OsmC domain/YcaO domain-containing protein gives MEIKVNYLDNLRLEAKFDDFTVIADQPIRYKGDGSAPGPFDYFLASSALCAAYFVKVYCQARDIPTENIRLSQNNIVDPENRYKQIFKIQIELPADISDKDRQGILRSIDRCTVKKVVQTGPEFVIEAVESIDADAQALLMPSLASENNTYIQGKDLPLEQTIANMSAIMAKLGMKIEIASWRNIVPNVWSLHVRDAQAPMCFTNGKGSTKESALASALGEFIERLNCNFFYNDQFWGEEIANADFVHYPEEKWFKPGPEGELPTEILDEYCLEIYNPDDELLGTHLYDTNSGNTERGICSLPYVRQSDQEVVYFPSNLIENLFLSNGMSAGNTLEEAQVQCLSEIFERAVKREIIQGEMTLPDVPQEVLAKYPSIVAGIQALEEQGFPVLVKDASLGGQYPVMCVTLMNPRTGGVFASFGAHPSFEVALERSLTELLQGRSFEGLNDLPQPTFSSNAVTEPNNYVEHFIDSSGVVSWHFFSAKADFEFVEWDFSGQGENSNAEEAAALFGILEEMGKEVYMAVYQHLGATACRILVPDYSEIYLVEDLIWDNTNIALSFRSDILNLHRLDDAALEALIERLDESELDDYTEITTLIGIEFDDNTVWGQLTILELKLLIQLALKQFEEAKESVETFLQYNTNTVERGLFYQAMNVVLEVVLDDELELDDFEFNFRRMFSDERMDAVMGSVDGSVRFYGLTPTSMKLEGLDRHLRLIDSYKKLHAARAQAAALTV, from the coding sequence ATGGAAATCAAGGTCAATTATCTCGACAACCTTCGACTTGAAGCCAAGTTCGATGACTTCACGGTAATCGCCGATCAACCGATTCGTTATAAAGGTGATGGTTCCGCGCCGGGACCATTTGACTATTTTCTTGCGTCATCCGCTTTATGCGCGGCTTATTTCGTTAAGGTTTATTGCCAAGCACGTGATATTCCAACTGAAAATATTCGCCTTTCGCAAAACAACATTGTAGATCCTGAAAACCGCTATAAACAAATTTTCAAAATTCAAATCGAATTACCGGCTGATATTTCTGACAAAGATCGCCAAGGCATCTTGCGTTCGATTGACCGTTGTACTGTCAAAAAAGTGGTGCAAACGGGACCTGAATTTGTGATTGAAGCAGTTGAAAGTATTGATGCCGATGCACAAGCTTTGTTGATGCCAAGCCTCGCCTCTGAAAACAATACTTATATTCAAGGGAAAGACCTGCCACTCGAACAAACCATTGCCAATATGTCTGCGATTATGGCCAAGCTCGGCATGAAGATTGAAATCGCGTCATGGCGTAATATTGTGCCGAATGTCTGGTCGTTACATGTGCGTGATGCACAAGCACCAATGTGTTTTACCAATGGTAAAGGTTCAACCAAAGAGAGTGCGCTAGCCTCTGCCTTAGGTGAGTTTATTGAGCGTCTGAACTGTAACTTCTTCTATAACGATCAGTTTTGGGGTGAAGAAATTGCCAATGCTGACTTTGTCCATTACCCAGAAGAAAAATGGTTTAAGCCGGGTCCTGAAGGCGAACTGCCAACTGAAATTCTCGATGAATACTGCTTAGAAATTTATAATCCAGATGACGAGCTACTCGGTACGCATTTATATGACACCAACTCAGGCAATACTGAGCGTGGTATTTGTTCACTGCCCTACGTGCGCCAGTCAGACCAGGAAGTGGTGTATTTCCCATCGAATCTGATCGAAAACTTGTTCCTCAGCAATGGGATGAGTGCGGGTAATACCTTAGAAGAAGCACAAGTGCAGTGTTTGTCTGAGATCTTTGAACGCGCTGTCAAACGTGAAATCATCCAAGGTGAAATGACCCTTCCTGATGTCCCACAAGAGGTGTTGGCCAAATACCCAAGCATCGTTGCAGGCATTCAAGCGCTTGAAGAACAAGGCTTTCCAGTCTTGGTCAAAGACGCTTCACTTGGCGGTCAATATCCGGTGATGTGTGTCACCTTGATGAATCCACGTACTGGTGGTGTATTTGCATCTTTCGGTGCACATCCAAGTTTTGAAGTTGCCTTAGAACGCAGTTTGACTGAATTACTCCAAGGTCGTAGTTTTGAAGGCTTAAATGACTTGCCACAGCCGACGTTTAGCAGCAATGCCGTGACTGAGCCGAATAACTACGTTGAACACTTTATCGATTCGAGCGGTGTGGTGTCTTGGCATTTCTTTAGTGCCAAAGCTGATTTTGAATTTGTAGAATGGGATTTCTCTGGTCAAGGTGAAAACTCCAATGCAGAAGAAGCCGCTGCTCTATTCGGCATTCTTGAAGAGATGGGCAAAGAAGTCTATATGGCGGTGTATCAGCATTTAGGTGCAACTGCATGTCGAATTTTGGTGCCTGATTATTCTGAGATTTATTTGGTTGAAGATTTGATTTGGGACAATACCAATATCGCACTGTCGTTCCGTTCCGATATCTTAAATTTACATCGCTTAGATGATGCTGCACTTGAAGCCTTAATCGAGCGCTTAGATGAAAGTGAACTGGATGATTACACCGAAATCACCACCTTAATCGGCATCGAATTTGATGACAATACCGTTTGGGGTCAGCTCACCATTCTTGAATTAAAACTGTTGATTCAGCTGGCATTAAAGCAATTTGAAGAAGCCAAAGAATCAGTCGAAACTTTCTTGCAGTACAACACCAATACCGTTGAACGTGGTCTGTTCTATCAAGCCATGAATGTGGTGCTTGAAGTGGTGCTGGATGATGAACTTGAATTGGATGATTTCGAGTTTAACTTCCGCCGTATGTTTAGCGATGAACGTATGGATGCGGTGATGGGCTCGGTTGATGGCAGCGTGCGCTTCTATGGTCTCACTCCGACCAGTATGAAACTTGAAGGGCTAGACCGTCATTTACGTCTGATCGACAGTTATAAAAAACTACATGCAGCACGTGCTCAAGCAGCAGCTTTGACGGTTTAA
- a CDS encoding restriction endonuclease subunit S, translated as MSKYQKYAEYKDSGVAWLGEIPSSWDLVPIKYIAILNPKKSGLGLQTKLGKCSFIPMDKLKLNSIVLDEMRNIGEVFEGYTYFENNDVLMAKVTPCFENKNIAIAKELVNGIGFGSSEIYVLRSNHLSNNRFLYYRLQETTFMDIATAAMTGAGGLKRVPADIINSYSIAKPDIQEQIQIAAFLDHETAKIDSLIEKQQSLIALLKEKRQAVISHAVTKGLNPNAPMKDSGVEWLGEVPEHWDVSKLKWKTFTTSGSTPSTSKYSLYYEDGDIPWIRTTDLNNGILEETPISITKRAVAETACSVLPKKSILIAMYGGAGSIGKHALLEFESTINQAVCGILPNSNFHPEFLHRFYEFYRPFWMIEAAGTRKDPNIGQDQVKESKVVIPAAEEQKAISNYIIEMQNNFDSLTSKAESAIALMQERRTALISAAVTGKIDVRDWQAPAQTEPNLECSA; from the coding sequence GTGAGCAAGTATCAAAAGTATGCCGAGTATAAAGACTCAGGGGTAGCGTGGTTGGGTGAGATTCCGAGTAGTTGGGATTTAGTTCCAATTAAATATATCGCAATACTCAATCCCAAAAAATCAGGGCTTGGCTTACAAACAAAGTTGGGAAAGTGTAGTTTTATACCAATGGATAAATTGAAGTTGAACTCAATAGTCCTAGATGAAATGAGGAACATCGGAGAGGTTTTTGAAGGATATACGTATTTTGAGAACAATGATGTCTTAATGGCAAAAGTTACACCATGCTTTGAGAATAAAAATATCGCTATAGCAAAAGAATTAGTTAATGGAATTGGGTTTGGTTCATCTGAGATTTATGTTCTTCGCAGTAATCATTTAAGTAATAACAGATTTTTATATTATAGATTACAAGAAACAACTTTTATGGATATCGCTACAGCAGCGATGACAGGTGCAGGTGGATTAAAAAGAGTTCCGGCAGATATTATCAACTCCTATTCAATTGCAAAACCTGATATTCAAGAACAAATCCAAATCGCCGCTTTCCTCGACCATGAAACTGCAAAAATTGACAGCCTCATTGAAAAACAACAAAGCTTGATTGCGCTACTCAAAGAAAAACGTCAAGCGGTGATTAGCCATGCGGTGACCAAAGGGCTCAACCCTAATGCACCGATGAAAGATTCAGGTGTGGAATGGTTAGGGGAAGTCCCTGAGCATTGGGACGTTAGTAAATTAAAATGGAAAACATTTACTACAAGTGGCTCTACGCCTTCAACTTCGAAATATTCTTTATATTATGAAGATGGTGATATTCCATGGATTCGAACAACTGATTTAAATAATGGAATATTAGAGGAAACTCCAATAAGTATAACTAAGAGAGCAGTTGCTGAAACAGCATGTTCAGTCTTACCTAAAAAAAGTATATTAATTGCAATGTATGGCGGTGCAGGTTCTATTGGTAAGCATGCACTCTTAGAGTTTGAATCAACAATTAATCAAGCTGTATGCGGTATTTTACCAAACAGTAATTTTCACCCTGAGTTTTTACACAGGTTTTATGAGTTTTATCGACCATTTTGGATGATTGAAGCAGCAGGAACAAGAAAAGATCCTAATATTGGGCAAGATCAGGTCAAAGAAAGCAAAGTTGTAATTCCTGCCGCTGAAGAACAAAAAGCAATTTCAAATTATATTATCGAAATGCAAAATAATTTTGATTCTTTAACATCTAAAGCCGAATCCGCTATCGCCCTGATGCAAGAACGCCGTACTGCCTTAATCTCCGCTGCGGTGACTGGAAAAATTGATGTACGTGATTGGCAAGCGCCAGCCCAAACTGAGCCAAACTTGGAGTGCAGCGCATGA